One genomic window of Moorella glycerini includes the following:
- a CDS encoding sugar diacid recognition domain-containing protein, with protein MQITREIAQAIVERFASVLSNVGIDFINAQGLIIGTTSPAKMNAYDQKAIMVIKRADPLEVEGGGPEDQVTLYLPVFFNATIVGVIATSGKPDLARPIARLAKAMTEMVLHQSFKSTKKMMENRTQESFVRDLVYSDYKGNPSLERLIRREALALGYNIDIPWAVLVVEVNNLAEKTLEKYKFPKDTLSTEIFSSLLKDEVLQLLRTDRYGEIISFIGRQHFAILRPAATGDQYSLQSEINDYAQKIVQELQNRFELDATIGIGGIKSGVTGISQSFREALEAISLGRRLHNDKKVHHIDELGVARIISLIPKEIRSTIIEVFGKGRDYRALEAELLHTAKIFCKENLNASRAAEALFIHRNTLMYRLTKIKKMTGLDLHLFNHAVEFWFLYQMALFDNLELVPPQKRHTSY; from the coding sequence ATGCAAATAACCAGGGAAATTGCCCAGGCAATTGTTGAGCGTTTTGCCAGCGTTTTAAGCAACGTAGGTATAGATTTTATCAACGCCCAAGGCTTAATCATCGGCACTACTAGCCCCGCTAAAATGAACGCTTATGACCAAAAAGCCATCATGGTTATAAAGCGTGCCGATCCTTTAGAAGTTGAAGGTGGGGGCCCAGAGGACCAGGTTACCCTGTATTTGCCGGTTTTCTTTAATGCCACCATTGTTGGTGTAATTGCTACCTCAGGTAAACCCGACCTAGCCCGCCCCATCGCCCGCCTGGCCAAGGCGATGACCGAAATGGTACTCCATCAGTCTTTTAAAAGTACCAAGAAGATGATGGAAAATCGGACTCAGGAGAGCTTTGTCCGGGATCTGGTATATAGCGACTATAAAGGCAACCCCAGCCTGGAGAGACTTATAAGGCGGGAGGCTCTGGCTCTAGGTTACAATATAGATATTCCCTGGGCCGTGTTGGTGGTGGAAGTAAACAATCTGGCAGAAAAGACCCTGGAGAAGTATAAATTCCCCAAGGATACCTTATCCACGGAAATTTTTAGTTCCCTACTGAAAGATGAGGTCCTGCAGTTATTACGGACCGACAGATACGGAGAGATCATATCTTTTATCGGTCGCCAGCACTTTGCTATATTACGTCCGGCAGCTACCGGCGACCAGTACAGTCTGCAGTCCGAGATCAATGATTATGCCCAGAAAATAGTCCAGGAGCTTCAGAACCGATTTGAACTGGATGCCACCATAGGTATTGGCGGAATCAAGAGCGGGGTTACAGGAATCAGCCAGAGCTTTAGGGAAGCCCTGGAAGCTATTAGCCTGGGCAGGCGGCTGCATAATGATAAGAAGGTCCACCATATTGATGAACTAGGCGTGGCCAGAATAATCAGCTTAATACCGAAGGAGATCCGGAGCACCATCATTGAAGTTTTTGGCAAAGGACGGGATTATCGAGCCCTGGAGGCAGAACTGCTACATACGGCTAAAATCTTTTGTAAAGAAAACCTTAACGCTAGCCGGGCTGCGGAAGCCCTGTTTATTCACCGCAACACCCTTATGTACCGCTTAACCAAGATCAAAAAGATGACCGGTTTGGACCTGCACCTTTTTAATCATGCGGTGGAATTCTGGTTCTTATACCAAATGGCCTTGTTTGATAACCTGGAGCTAGTGCCGCCCCAGAAAAGACATACATCATATTAG
- a CDS encoding nucleotidyltransferase domain-containing protein codes for MSPNKKALDIVKLYVDTLRKRNLPVKSVILFGSQARGDYEHGSDIDVLVVTEKLDKKIRETIIDEAYEISLKEEIPVIALVYDLEEFQSPLFRAGPFYQNISREGINVL; via the coding sequence ATGTCTCCAAATAAGAAAGCTTTAGATATTGTTAAGTTATACGTAGATACTTTGAGGAAGAGAAACCTCCCTGTGAAATCAGTCATCTTATTCGGTTCCCAGGCCAGGGGGGATTATGAACATGGATCAGATATTGATGTACTGGTGGTTACTGAAAAGCTTGACAAGAAAATCCGTGAAACCATCATCGACGAAGCCTACGAAATTAGCCTGAAGGAAGAGATCCCGGTAATCGCCCTGGTATATGATCTCGAGGAATTTCAATCCCCCTTGTTTCGGGCGGGGCCTTTTTACCAGAATATAAGCCGGGAAGGGATTAATGTTCTATGA
- a CDS encoding uracil-xanthine permease family protein, giving the protein MKEKGIVALYALQWLVYHIGIIISAPIVVGNALGLNPAEIGKLSQLTFFLTGIASLIQIRFGHGGLLIEGPAAPWWAACVILAGIAKEMGRPLASVRTDIEGAMIVAGLTLAVLGWIGLIKWARSLFTNRVTGILLMLLGLQIGGVGIKGLAGGGLKLLIIGLLVLLMVIYLTLHGRGLLKNSAIILSVAFGWLLSFLAGEVILPGGTTWFSLPPLFPWGPPSFEIGSVVSFLLLGLLLIPNVVGSIAALEAATGERLPLKKYDRGLAVSGTANFLAGVFGGIGTIPFAISAGLISFSGNKSPKPFILSCVIFIAMGLFPPLGALAGSVPQPVAAAILLVSGCSLAMIGLQDMGREEITLRENFIIGLSLLSGIGVMLLPPSQWEQIPGWAAGVLSNGVIVGVLGSILLEHVVLRKPRQSVSQSVTGKVGHN; this is encoded by the coding sequence TTGAAGGAGAAAGGAATTGTTGCCCTGTACGCCCTGCAATGGCTTGTCTATCATATCGGCATAATTATCTCGGCCCCGATAGTGGTGGGTAACGCTTTGGGACTAAATCCTGCGGAAATCGGTAAGCTGAGCCAGTTGACTTTCTTCTTGACCGGCATTGCCAGCTTAATTCAAATAAGGTTTGGCCACGGGGGATTGCTTATCGAAGGTCCGGCGGCTCCCTGGTGGGCTGCCTGTGTAATTTTGGCGGGAATAGCAAAGGAAATGGGGAGACCCCTGGCAAGCGTCCGGACAGATATTGAAGGGGCGATGATTGTTGCCGGCCTGACCCTCGCTGTACTTGGGTGGATTGGCCTGATTAAATGGGCGCGTTCTTTGTTTACCAACCGCGTCACCGGGATACTTTTAATGTTGCTGGGTTTACAGATCGGCGGCGTGGGGATTAAAGGCCTGGCCGGCGGCGGGCTAAAGCTCCTTATAATTGGTCTTTTGGTACTGCTGATGGTAATCTACCTTACCCTTCATGGCAGGGGGCTGCTTAAAAACAGTGCCATTATATTGAGCGTAGCTTTTGGCTGGCTGCTAAGTTTTTTGGCAGGTGAAGTTATCCTGCCGGGTGGTACCACATGGTTTTCCCTGCCGCCCTTATTTCCCTGGGGGCCACCTAGCTTTGAAATTGGAAGCGTAGTTTCATTCCTTTTGCTTGGCCTTTTACTGATTCCCAATGTTGTCGGCAGTATTGCAGCCCTGGAAGCTGCCACAGGTGAACGTTTACCGCTGAAAAAATACGACCGTGGGCTGGCCGTGAGCGGTACGGCCAATTTTTTGGCAGGCGTTTTTGGCGGAATAGGTACTATACCTTTCGCCATATCCGCCGGTTTAATCTCGTTTTCGGGAAATAAGTCGCCAAAGCCCTTTATACTTTCCTGTGTTATATTTATAGCCATGGGGTTGTTTCCCCCTCTAGGTGCCCTGGCCGGGAGTGTGCCCCAACCTGTTGCGGCAGCAATACTGCTGGTATCAGGCTGCTCCCTGGCAATGATCGGTTTGCAGGATATGGGACGCGAAGAGATTACTTTACGTGAGAATTTTATTATCGGCCTGAGCCTGCTTTCTGGCATCGGCGTCATGCTCCTGCCTCCCTCGCAGTGGGAGCAGATTCCGGGGTGGGCGGCAGGCGTATTGAGCAACGGCGTAATTGTAGGTGTCCTTGGAAGTATACTCCTTGAACATGTAGTTTTGAGGAAACCCCGGCAAAGCGTTTCACAATCTGTTACAGGCAAAGTTGGCCATAATTAG
- a CDS encoding MoaD/ThiS family protein codes for MIRIKVTAAGHLPILIAGSEGEEEVPEGCTLRDFILRRTGLPPAGTLAAIGAGQTCQHPRVIIMLNGLRVPPDGLDIRLRDGDAIALLPLDLVGG; via the coding sequence ATGATACGGATTAAAGTAACGGCCGCCGGCCATCTCCCCATCCTTATTGCCGGTAGCGAAGGTGAAGAGGAAGTACCTGAAGGCTGCACCCTGCGCGACTTCATTCTCCGGCGGACTGGGCTGCCACCGGCCGGCACCCTGGCGGCCATTGGTGCCGGCCAGACCTGCCAGCATCCCCGGGTCATAATCATGTTAAACGGCCTTCGGGTTCCACCCGACGGGCTAGATATAAGGCTTCGCGACGGGGATGCCATCGCCCTGCTCCCCCTTGACCTGGTCGGCGGTTAG
- a CDS encoding 4Fe-4S dicluster domain-containing protein, with the protein MVRKLMVDSSICTGCQYCEIICSLHHSKAGEVNPKKARIKIVSDILHGKDKPVVCRQCQQPVCLAACKFKAIYIDTKLGIALVDTARCTGCGTCVESCPFGAMFFDPVENVALKCDLCGGEPQCVRFCRTFPHTGYPALAYVEPRQWATRKQGTVRPGEPYHDTD; encoded by the coding sequence GTGGTGCGCAAATTAATGGTAGATAGTTCTATCTGTACAGGGTGCCAGTACTGCGAGATTATCTGCTCCCTGCACCACAGCAAAGCGGGAGAGGTTAATCCCAAAAAGGCCAGGATAAAAATTGTCAGCGATATTTTACATGGCAAAGACAAACCTGTAGTATGCCGGCAATGCCAGCAGCCGGTGTGCCTGGCGGCCTGCAAATTTAAAGCTATCTATATAGATACCAAGCTAGGTATTGCCCTGGTCGATACCGCCAGGTGTACCGGGTGCGGTACCTGCGTGGAATCCTGTCCCTTTGGCGCCATGTTTTTCGATCCAGTAGAAAATGTCGCCCTCAAGTGTGACCTTTGTGGCGGCGAGCCTCAGTGTGTCCGTTTCTGTCGTACCTTCCCCCATACAGGATATCCGGCCCTGGCTTATGTTGAACCCCGTCAATGGGCTACCCGCAAACAGGGAACCGTCAGGCCAGGTGAACCATACCATGATACGGATTAA